Proteins encoded in a region of the Malaciobacter mytili LMG 24559 genome:
- a CDS encoding tetraacyldisaccharide 4'-kinase — MRQKLFLWVEDYLFYPNTFQKIISFLLLPLTLIYMIIILVKRAISKPKDFGIPVISIGNLIAGGSGKTPLTIALVKNKENCAVILRGYGRDSKGLYLVSQKGKILVDVKISGDEAMLLATSLPNATIIVSEDRVEGIKKAKELGCKIVFLDDGFSKYHIKKFDILIRPKDEPTNIFCLPSGGYREPKMFYSLADLQLKEGEGFKRFVSYSLNQKNVNVLPHKLLLLTAISKPKRLLEYLPSGVKMVAFEDHHSFTKDEIKNIEKEYNEYSIITTQKDFVKLEKFNIKNLYLMNLELQIDYNNINFAAMQEYIKSYE, encoded by the coding sequence TTGAGACAAAAGCTTTTTTTATGGGTAGAAGATTATCTCTTCTATCCAAACACTTTTCAAAAAATCATCTCTTTTTTACTACTTCCTTTAACTTTGATTTATATGATTATTATCTTAGTAAAAAGAGCTATTTCAAAACCTAAAGATTTTGGAATACCTGTTATTAGTATTGGTAATCTAATTGCTGGTGGAAGTGGTAAAACACCTCTTACAATTGCTTTAGTTAAAAATAAAGAAAATTGTGCAGTTATTTTAAGAGGCTATGGAAGAGATTCAAAAGGCTTATATCTTGTTTCACAAAAAGGTAAGATTTTAGTTGATGTAAAAATAAGTGGTGATGAAGCTATGCTTTTAGCTACTTCTTTACCAAATGCCACAATTATTGTAAGTGAAGATAGGGTAGAGGGAATTAAAAAAGCAAAAGAATTAGGATGTAAAATAGTCTTTTTAGATGATGGTTTTTCAAAATATCATATAAAAAAGTTTGATATTTTAATTAGACCAAAAGATGAACCTACAAATATCTTTTGTCTTCCAAGTGGAGGATATAGAGAACCAAAAATGTTTTATTCTTTAGCTGATTTACAACTAAAAGAAGGGGAAGGATTTAAGAGGTTTGTTTCATATAGTTTAAACCAAAAGAATGTAAATGTTCTTCCTCATAAACTTCTTTTATTAACTGCTATTTCAAAACCTAAAAGATTATTAGAATATCTTCCAAGTGGTGTAAAAATGGTTGCTTTTGAAGACCACCATAGCTTTACAAAAGATGAAATAAAAAATATTGAAAAAGAATATAATGAATATTCTATTATCACTACTCAAAAAGATTTTGTAAAACTTGAAAAGTTTAATATTAAAAATCTTTATTTGATGAATTTAGAATTGCAAATAGATTATAACAATATTAATTTCGCAGCAATGCAAGAGTACATAAAAAGCTATGAATAA
- a CDS encoding DegT/DnrJ/EryC1/StrS family aminotransferase — translation MKEISFYSASVNEEELNQIKSVIENNNRKEGSKVLEFEENMAKFVGAKHAIATCNSTSAIHLALSSIKLKRGDKILMSVNSFVNIPEVVRHFDAEPIFIDINTEDMNIDLNKFEKALEANKSKKLRGAIISFIAGQTPDLDRLYDICEKYKIILIEDATAALGVTYKDETVGSLRADMTIFSTNPSNGKHALSRSGIIVTNDEEIANRARLLRTHAITTTYDDYGNLDYIYDVVDIGHKYDMSELDAAFSLAQLQKTNKFIKRRKEIAKIYTERLSDVKHVAIPKAKEEHIFNHFIIKISRNRDAFARALKERGISTGLHYIPLHLLSYYKSKYSIKITEFPNALTSYQQILSIPMYPALSDDEVHYICDNIIEIAAEWI, via the coding sequence ATGAAAGAGATCTCATTTTATAGTGCTTCTGTAAACGAAGAAGAGTTAAATCAAATTAAATCTGTTATTGAAAATAATAATAGAAAAGAAGGTTCAAAAGTTTTAGAGTTTGAAGAAAACATGGCTAAATTTGTTGGTGCAAAACATGCAATAGCAACGTGTAATTCAACTTCTGCAATTCATCTTGCATTAAGTTCAATTAAACTTAAAAGAGGTGATAAGATTTTAATGTCAGTTAATTCTTTTGTAAATATTCCAGAAGTAGTAAGACATTTTGATGCTGAACCTATTTTTATTGATATTAATACAGAAGATATGAATATTGATTTAAATAAATTTGAAAAAGCGTTAGAAGCAAATAAATCAAAAAAATTAAGAGGTGCTATTATCTCTTTTATTGCAGGACAAACTCCTGATTTAGATAGATTATATGATATTTGTGAAAAATATAAGATTATTTTAATTGAAGATGCAACAGCTGCACTTGGTGTTACATATAAAGATGAAACAGTTGGTTCTTTAAGAGCTGATATGACGATTTTTTCTACAAACCCTTCAAATGGTAAACATGCTTTAAGTAGATCAGGTATTATAGTAACAAATGATGAAGAAATAGCAAATAGAGCTAGATTACTTAGAACTCATGCTATTACAACTACATATGATGATTATGGAAACTTAGATTATATTTATGATGTTGTTGATATTGGACACAAGTATGATATGAGTGAATTAGATGCAGCATTTTCTTTAGCTCAACTTCAAAAAACAAATAAATTTATAAAAAGAAGAAAAGAAATTGCAAAAATCTATACTGAAAGATTAAGTGATGTAAAACATGTGGCTATTCCAAAAGCAAAAGAAGAGCATATTTTTAACCATTTTATTATTAAAATTTCTAGAAATAGAGATGCTTTTGCAAGAGCTTTAAAAGAAAGAGGAATTTCTACGGGATTACACTATATTCCTTTACATTTATTAAGTTATTATAAAAGTAAGTATTCTATTAAGATTACAGAATTTCCAAATGCTTTAACTTCTTATCAACAAATTTTATCAATACCTATGTATCCAGCTTTAAGTGATGATGAAGTACATTATATTTGTGATAATATAATAGAAATTGCAGCAGAGTGGATATAG
- a CDS encoding NAD+ synthase, with protein sequence MINWKNIEQQLINFLKEQLALTKLENVTVGLSGGLDSAVVAILCKKAFGDNMSCVLMPSQFSSQSSIDDAKKLCEKFDIKYEIVNISPMIDAYINNMNNDKLRIGNYSARVRMSVLYDISSRDDSIVVGTSNKSELLLGYGTIFGDIACAINPIGQIYKSDEFEFAKYLGVIEEIISKKPSADLWEGQTDEGELGYTYKQMDDVLKLLVDENKSKEEIVVLGHDGNLVDMLKYRIKANEFKGKLPVIANIKWS encoded by the coding sequence TTGATTAACTGGAAAAATATAGAACAACAATTAATAAATTTTTTAAAAGAACAACTAGCTCTTACAAAACTTGAAAATGTAACTGTTGGTTTATCTGGTGGTTTAGACTCAGCAGTGGTAGCTATTTTATGTAAAAAAGCCTTTGGAGACAATATGAGTTGTGTTCTTATGCCCTCTCAATTTTCTAGCCAAAGTAGTATTGATGATGCAAAAAAACTTTGTGAAAAATTTGATATAAAATATGAAATAGTTAATATCTCTCCTATGATTGATGCTTATATTAATAATATGAATAATGATAAATTAAGAATAGGAAATTACTCTGCAAGAGTTAGAATGTCTGTACTTTATGATATATCTTCAAGAGATGATTCAATCGTTGTGGGAACTTCAAATAAAAGTGAATTATTATTAGGTTATGGAACTATTTTTGGTGATATTGCATGTGCAATAAATCCTATTGGACAAATCTATAAAAGTGATGAGTTTGAGTTCGCAAAATATTTAGGTGTTATTGAAGAAATTATTTCAAAAAAGCCAAGTGCAGATTTATGGGAAGGTCAAACTGACGAGGGAGAATTAGGTTATACATATAAACAAATGGATGATGTTTTAAAATTATTAGTAGATGAAAATAAATCTAAAGAAGAAATTGTAGTTTTAGGACATGATGGTAATTTAGTTGATATGTTAAAATATAGAATAAAAGCAAATGAGTTTAAGGGTAAACTACCCGTAATAGCAAATATTAAATGGAGTTAG